The Rhizobium sp. BG4 genome has a window encoding:
- a CDS encoding ABC transporter permease, whose translation MTVETHDPAMTAAPAKPASLRPAIEWLARRTEPVAIGLVAILIGLALFSLFILIIGKSPAMLFQLMYTGGFGSWFSIQNCLSRASPLLLTALCVALPARLGLVIIGGEGAVVLGGVAAAAIALPLVGFAPVWPTLILMGLAAMVAGGLWIGLAGFLRHYRGVNETISSLLLAYIAIALMNQFVEGPLRDPASLNKPSTAPLPAEYMLGKIPGMDVHWGLAIGIAACILSWLLIEATSYGFAARIAGGNVRAAQIQGLPVGRLITGFTAIAGSFAGLAGMIEVAAVQGGANASLAAGYGYTGILVAFLARHNPLAIIPVAILLGGIDASGGLIQRRMGLPDATVLVLQGTLFIVILFCETFYGRFKIFNPDLWKRNQ comes from the coding sequence ATGACGGTCGAGACCCACGATCCCGCAATGACAGCCGCTCCTGCCAAGCCCGCCTCGCTGCGCCCGGCCATCGAATGGCTGGCGCGGCGCACCGAGCCCGTCGCCATCGGGCTCGTGGCCATCCTGATCGGGCTCGCGCTCTTCTCCCTCTTCATCCTCATCATCGGCAAGTCGCCGGCGATGCTCTTCCAGCTGATGTATACCGGCGGTTTCGGCAGCTGGTTTTCGATCCAGAACTGCCTGAGCCGAGCTTCCCCTCTGCTGCTGACGGCACTCTGCGTAGCACTTCCCGCCCGTCTCGGCCTCGTCATCATCGGCGGCGAAGGCGCTGTCGTGCTCGGAGGGGTCGCAGCGGCGGCGATCGCTCTGCCACTCGTCGGCTTTGCGCCGGTCTGGCCGACGCTGATCCTGATGGGCCTGGCGGCAATGGTTGCAGGCGGCTTGTGGATCGGCCTTGCCGGCTTCCTGCGCCACTATCGCGGCGTCAACGAGACGATCTCCTCGCTGCTGCTCGCCTATATCGCCATTGCCCTGATGAACCAGTTCGTCGAGGGACCGCTGCGCGATCCGGCCAGTCTCAACAAGCCATCCACCGCGCCGTTACCGGCCGAATACATGCTCGGCAAGATCCCCGGCATGGACGTCCATTGGGGTCTGGCGATCGGCATCGCCGCCTGCATCCTCTCCTGGTTGCTGATCGAGGCGACCAGCTACGGCTTTGCCGCGCGCATCGCCGGCGGCAACGTCCGCGCCGCCCAGATCCAGGGCCTGCCGGTCGGCAGGCTGATCACCGGCTTCACCGCGATCGCCGGGAGTTTTGCCGGACTGGCGGGCATGATCGAGGTGGCGGCCGTCCAGGGCGGCGCCAATGCTTCGCTTGCGGCCGGCTACGGCTATACAGGCATCCTCGTCGCCTTCCTTGCGCGGCATAATCCGCTGGCCATCATCCCCGTTGCCATCCTGCTCGGCGGCATCGATGCCTCGGGCGGTCTGATCCAGCGGCGCATGGGCCTGCCGGACGCCACGGTTCTCGTCCTCCAGGGCACGCTCTTCATCGTCATCCTGTTCTGCGAGACCTTCTACGGCCGCTTCAAGATCTTCAATCCGGACCTCTGGAAAAGGAACCAGTGA
- a CDS encoding GntR family transcriptional regulator encodes MPRIRKREVIRAGNTVEQMVRAVADLIVTGELLPGEKLDEGSLADRFAVSRTPVREALRELGAMGLVAREPNRSAVVANVSGHYLHSMFEAMAELERICARLCAERMSVDERRLLERQHEGSKVLVHQFNVDEYAAHNAEFHTRLYRGARNDHIFELATATRARLAPFRSAQFRLPDRLARSFQEHDLIVQAILRADGAAAGDYAFQHVELVSSASSVFARG; translated from the coding sequence TTGCCGCGGATACGAAAAAGAGAGGTCATTAGAGCCGGTAACACCGTCGAACAGATGGTGAGGGCAGTTGCCGATCTGATTGTGACGGGAGAACTGCTACCGGGCGAAAAGCTCGATGAGGGCTCGCTAGCCGACCGCTTTGCCGTCTCCCGCACACCGGTGCGCGAGGCTTTGCGCGAACTCGGGGCGATGGGGCTGGTTGCCCGCGAGCCCAACCGCAGCGCAGTTGTTGCAAATGTTTCCGGGCACTATCTTCATTCGATGTTCGAGGCGATGGCTGAGCTCGAGCGAATATGCGCCCGGCTTTGTGCCGAGCGTATGAGCGTTGACGAGCGCAGATTGCTCGAGCGCCAACACGAGGGTTCAAAGGTGTTGGTGCATCAGTTTAACGTGGATGAATACGCCGCGCATAACGCCGAATTCCACACCCGCCTCTATCGCGGAGCGCGCAACGATCATATCTTCGAGCTAGCGACTGCAACTCGTGCCAGACTTGCACCTTTTCGCAGCGCCCAGTTCCGCCTGCCTGACCGTTTGGCAAGATCATTTCAAGAGCACGATCTTATCGTCCAGGCAATCCTGAGAGCGGATGGAGCGGCGGCTGGCGATTATGCTTTCCAGCACGTTGAATTGGTCAGTAGCGCAAGCAGCGTCTTCGCAAGGGGCTGA
- a CDS encoding BMP family ABC transporter substrate-binding protein has translation MTDLLPMNRRKFLTATAAGAFAATVTGLTASRSLAQNALTIGFIYVGPKDDYGYNQAHAEGAAVVKAIPGVTVVEEENVPETVDVQKTMESMINLDGATLLFPTSFGYFDPHMLAMAAKYPDIQFRHCGGLWQEGKHPKNTGSYFGYIGQGQYLNGIAAGHTTKSKKIGFVAAKPIPQVIQNINSFLLGARSVDPTITCQVIFTGEWSLAVKEAEATNALIDQGADVITCHVDSPKVVVETAAGRNAFVCGYHANQSPLAPEKYLTGAEWAWGNVYTDFVKKAQAGEKLANFVRGGLKDGFVKMSPLGPAVPEAGRKAFEATHAEIMKGGFSVFKGPMKDNKGNEVIAGGKSFAEDAIELESMDYLVEGVVGSTA, from the coding sequence ATGACCGACCTCCTTCCCATGAACCGCCGCAAATTTCTGACTGCTACTGCTGCCGGCGCCTTCGCCGCAACCGTTACCGGCCTCACCGCGTCACGCTCGCTCGCCCAGAATGCTCTGACCATTGGTTTCATCTATGTCGGCCCAAAGGATGACTACGGCTACAACCAGGCGCATGCCGAGGGTGCCGCCGTCGTCAAGGCGATCCCCGGCGTCACCGTCGTCGAAGAAGAAAACGTCCCCGAGACCGTAGACGTTCAGAAGACCATGGAATCGATGATCAACCTCGACGGCGCAACGCTGCTCTTCCCGACCTCCTTCGGCTATTTCGATCCGCACATGCTGGCCATGGCCGCCAAATATCCGGATATCCAGTTCCGCCATTGCGGCGGCCTCTGGCAGGAGGGCAAGCATCCGAAGAATACCGGCTCCTATTTCGGCTATATCGGCCAGGGCCAGTATCTGAACGGTATCGCCGCCGGCCATACGACGAAGAGCAAGAAGATCGGCTTCGTCGCAGCCAAACCAATCCCGCAGGTCATCCAGAACATCAATTCCTTCCTGCTCGGCGCCCGCAGCGTCGATCCGACTATCACCTGCCAAGTGATCTTCACCGGCGAGTGGTCGCTGGCGGTCAAGGAAGCGGAAGCGACCAACGCGCTGATCGATCAGGGCGCCGACGTCATCACCTGCCATGTCGATAGCCCGAAGGTCGTCGTCGAGACGGCGGCTGGCCGCAATGCCTTCGTCTGCGGCTATCACGCCAACCAGAGCCCGCTGGCTCCTGAAAAATACCTGACCGGCGCCGAATGGGCCTGGGGCAACGTCTACACCGACTTCGTCAAGAAGGCCCAGGCCGGCGAAAAGCTCGCCAACTTCGTCCGCGGCGGCCTGAAGGACGGCTTCGTCAAGATGAGCCCGCTCGGACCGGCAGTGCCGGAGGCAGGCCGCAAGGCGTTCGAAGCGACGCATGCGGAAATCATGAAGGGCGGCTTCTCGGTCTTCAAGGGCCCGATGAAAGACAACAAGGGCAACGAGGTGATCGCCGGCGGCAAGAGCTTCGCCGAGGACGCGATCGAGCTCGAGAGCATGGATTATCTGGTCGAGGGCGTCGTCGGATCCACCGCCTGA